CTATAATTAGTCTAAGGTAATTCAACTAAAAAAAACATCTATAATTAGTCAAAACTGAATCCAAAATGatgatttatgttttagttatgtttttgtctcaagtttttttttcacatgTGGGGTCATCTAGATTATTTTATTGGGgtcacaaaataattttaataaacaaaacacataaactttaaaaataagtGGGGTCAGTTGACCCCACTCCCATTGCACTAGCTCCGCCCCTGTCCTTAACGATAAAGTTAGAATTAACTCTTCGAAGGACAGATTTAgtggggtgtattcaaccgagaattttaggtgatttgtattaaatgacaaatccactgttattcaaacatgaattttaaaaactcatttaaaatccactgttattgaacttgacatttcataaagtactctgaaatccactgttattgaaaatattttaagttgtggagttttaaagtttttaggTGATTTTAGgatgtttgggtggagtttcttagttaaaaaaattaaaactcaaatctcatggttttaggtgatattctagagtagtttaacaaaaatcacataaatctTTGCAACTTTATTAAAGTCATCTAAAACTCtactaaaaatcaaatcacatcaaatgttaaattgaatacaccctCCTTAGTCTTACTACGAACATCCGTTTTCtccatattttttatataactgaTTACATCTGTAACAAAATcatgtatataataatgttatttcaagtaaaaatatataatgcgAATCAAAAgggaaagataaagaaaaaactgatcaaaagaaaatactttatatatataaatatataaatataaattatgaatgTTACCATATAAATTGTATGTTGAATTCTTTCAGTTGAGCAAGATCTTCATAATTTCGAAATCGAAATTTTCCAGGCGGTATTTGAGGTAATTGTTGCACCAGACATGAAATTGATGTTCTCTCAGTCAATCTTATCTGAAATTAATGATTGAGACTTTGTAGTTTTTATTGCAATCTGCAAATTAAAATTACAGATTTCAATAATCGCTCCTTCACATAATCCATCTCCAAACTTTTCAATAAGAGAATGATGCACGTAATCttgaataatattatcttatataataaacaattttttgataattaaaatatataagattattctaaaagtaaaatattCACCTTCTCATCGAATAGAAAAATATTCATTCCTATAAGTTCAttattcttatttaaattttttgctTCCAACGTACTACGGTATGACGGTAACGACGTTTTTTATTTAACTGATCTACTGTTAAATAACTTTCTGAAATCATTGTTTTTTGATAATTCCTGGtaacaaattaaattacaatttcagttagaaaataataaatacgaCAAATACAAATAAGCATATTAACAACTAAACGTATTAAAGTAGTAAAATTAAGCTGACATGAACTTACCTAGAACAACATAACCAATACAAATGttccaaaaaaacataataatacttttttgacaacaatgaaTTACTCTACCGTGATTCTACCGGTTCAGAAAACCAAACCGGGGAAATCgaatcgacatataacatagctgatgGTGAATTCCTTGCCCCAtgagcaagcttgtccgccattgtGTTTTGCGCCCTTGGAATATGTCTGATCTTGAAATtagggaagaaagtcttacttcGTTGAAATTCTTCCATATGTGTAGTAAATGCTGGTCATTCTTCGGGTgaggacaccatcttcaccaattgagaacaatccgtagcAAACACCACATCTGAGAACTGcagggtcttcatgcactccattgcccaaatcagcgcTTCACATTCTGCGTGTAAAGACATAATAATACAAAAACACATAAGCAATCATAATAGCGACATTAACTAACGTACGTCGATTACCAAAAAGAACACTTACTTACGTACAACAGGATAACTAATTATAGATTGTATATGTGTACAAACGCCTAATCATATTATGGCAATAACTTAGTAGACAGCATGATAATAATACAACAAAAGAAATCAACGTAggtttataaaaggaaaaaacatgCGAAGAATGAGGATATAGAACCTCaccttatattttttttttgatcaaaacctcaccttatatttttaacatgCGAAGATCAGGATATAAAACCTCACCTTATAATTTTTTGtgaatcaataattatgtttGGTGATCAAATATGAGTTGTGACAAAATATTAAGGAGTTTaattctgtatatatatatatagatgtaaaTAATTGTAGTTCTTTTTGgtttatagttttttaaataagGATTTGactaaaagaaaattaacattaagcagtttttgacaattttttgtttaagattttaaaaaggataattacgattaaatatgtttttacatttatctttttatgattttagaaaaggaaattagtgttaaatattgtacaaattgatttggtatatgttttataaaaacgaaaaaattactattactttttaaaataaatcatgtcactttttataaagaaaaatactataaagcaattttttcataataagatttttattattttgttattataaatatatatatatatatatatatgcagacttttacatttttggtctaagatttttttaaaaaggataattactaaataaaggaaaattagtatttGTAAAAAATCGGTTTtgtataaaatttgtaaaaacgaaaaattactattacttttttaaaaatcgtGTTAATATGTGATAATTGTagttattttttggttaatgattttttaattagaatttgaATAAAGGAAACATAAAGGAAAAGTAGTATTTTTACAAATCGGTTTtggtataatattttgtaaaaacgaaaatttactattaatttttaaaaacaaaaattacgatttttttttttaaaatcgtGTTAATATGTGATAATTGTAGTTATTtggttaataatttttaaatacaattttttgtttaagattttaaaaaggataattacgattaaatatgtttttacatttatctttttatgattttagaaaagaaaattagtgTTTAAATATTGTACAAATAGATTTTGGTAATAGGTTTTGTAAAAacctaaatatataattaagattttatatttagGTTTTGTAAAAACCTAAATATATGTGATAATTGtagttatttttggttaatgattttttaaattaagatttgaaaataaaggaaaattaacacatgtcacaatcctaaatatataattaacatgTGTCGCGAtcttgttaattagtaactttgaagaaccaagctttatataataagatagagGTTAATAAATCCCCTTGGGGCTTGGATAATCCTCCAAAAATCTGACGAAAATCTTAGTTGTCACTACTAAAACTTTATTCTGGACTGTATATTGTCTTTCAGACTTATATACAGTTAACTAATCCCTTCAATATTCGGTATTACCTGCAGATATAcgacttaaattattatattaggTTTAGTTGCAACCGCAAACCTAAATCATAATGATGTCAATGGCGAGAGCGAGAGCGATATACGACAAACGTAGATATGTTCATccttgcatttttttttttgtaaactatgtTCATCCTTACATCCAACGTATATAATTAACGATCAATCGTTTTCTGGTGTTCCAAAACTAATTAAAGATTAGAATATCTGAGTGGACTATAGAAAAATGATATCCTGTAAGTTATTCTTACAATGATcgtttacaaacaaaaaaatcattaaacgGGGGGCACGGTTTCATTACAAAATATCTGtaaattattatagtaaatATTACTCCATAAGTCActacttttgttttcttttttgtaattaGATAAGAGAGGATGAGTAATCATCTAGTCACTTGGTTCCATTCTAATATGACCCTTCTGAATGAAAGTCGACTATTGGGTGAATCATGTATATAATCTTACATTTACGTATTTGATAATATAAGAATTTTTTGGTGGTGGGTCACACGCCACTCCCAAAGCGCCATTTACCTCAATCAACACAAAATAAACATTAATGTTTTAGACATATGTAGACAATACCCTGTCGGCCGACTCCATTCATGCCcgtaaaataaaatactacttcctctgttttttaaagatgtatgttttaggaattttttttgtttcaaaaagatgtattttttatattttcaatgtaatttttgtcaactaatttatgaataattgtgaatctcaaaaacattaattgcatttcttgaaattttattggtttagaaatataggaaatataaaataacaaaaaactatgcactaataaataaattttaatatgttttattaaaaagtatgaaaatctcaaaacatgtattatttaaaaacagagggagtattaaacaTAACCTCTTGCTCACCATTCCAAATCTAAAGCCGGTATAGCTTGATAGTTCTCCCTATAAAGTGGCACTTATTGTTAGAGTTAAACCACACTCTCAAACCAAATCTACCTGTGTCATCTAACTTCAATCTCTCAGCTAACACAACAATGTCAAAACATCTTCAAGAACCCGTAACCACTAACCCTAATCAGGTTTTAAACAAAGAAGAACAAGCAGCCAACGAGAACATGGTGAGCTTGCAAGCTGAGAGTATAGTGAACACTGTGGCTTTCCCTATGGTTCTTAAAGCCGCCTTGGAGCTCGGCGTCATCGACACCATCGCTGCTGCAGGCAACGGCGCGTGGCTTTCACCCTCCGAGATAACGGTTAGTCTCCCAACCAAACCAATGAACCCAGAGGCACCGGTTTTGCTGGACCGGATGCTGCGGTTACTCGTCAGCCACTCGATGTTGAAGTGCCGTATGGTAAAAAGCAGAGAAAACGGTCGAACCGGAAAGATGGAAAGGGTATATGCAGCCGAACCGGTTTGCAAGTATTTCTTGAAAGATAGTGACGGTTCTGGTTCTCTCGCGTCTTTGCTCGTCATGTTCCATGACCAAGTCATTTTTAAGACTTGGTAGGTGCTTCAGTGATGTATCTTACTTACTTGAAACTGGTTATTAGCTTACTAAGTAAACTGATTCACATGAAAATGTTCTATATAAAtccaaagaaaatgaaaaactaaAGGTTTGTTTCGGGGGTTATTTACTTTCATAGGACAAAGCTCAAGGATGTGATACTGGAAAGAAGAGATGCGTTCAGCAATGCACACGGCATGAGACTATTTGAATACATTAAGTTGGACGAACGGTTCGGTGAGCTATTTCACCAGGCAATGTCAGAATCTTCCACTATGGTCATGAAGAAGGTCTTAGAACTTTTCAAAGGTTTTGAAGGTGTTAACACTCTAGTGGATGTAGGAGGAGCAAATGGCACCATATTAGGTTTAATCACATCCAAGTATCCTCATATCAAGGGTATTAATTTGGACCTAGCTGAGGTTTTAACACATGCTCCATTTTATCCAGGTACAAAACtgaataaatattattaaaattttgaattggAGTCTTAAACTTGTAATGTTATTACTAACTATAGGAGTCGAGCATGTCTCTGGAGACATGTTTAAAGAAGTTCCAAGGGGAGATGCCGTCTTTATGAAAGTAAGTTACATATAAAtgctatttttattaaaataaggTACATATAAATACttgaatataaaatttgatcTTTTCGAGGATATTTAAGTCTGTCATTTCTGACTTCAAACTGCCTATAAAATTATTGCTAGTGGATACTACATGACTGGACGGACGAACATTGTATAAAGATTCTAAAGAATTGTTGGAAGAGTCTGCCGGAAAAGGGAAAAGTGATAATTGTAGAGAGGATTACACCAGAAGAACCAAAGAGTGGTGACCTTTTATCTGACACTGTGTTCGCCATGGACCTGCTAATGCTGACACAGTGTTCGGGAGGTAAAGAGAGATCTCTTTCACAATTTGAGAACTTAGCATTCAGTCATGTTTCATTCGATGTGAAGTCATTTGTTCTGCGTATTCATATTCTGTTATCGAGTTCCATAAATAGATGTGGCAATTGGAAAATAAACTATGATTGGGTTGATAGTCTGAAATCAACATTACGAGCTAAATCTTATGATGAATAAATTGTGAGggttttttatttgttagtGAATTTTATTGCATGCAGTATAGTTTTATGGTATTGGTTTGGCGATCTTAAGTATTGCATGGCACTAAGTTTAATAATGAATCTTGAAATCAATCATCTCTTCTCCTCTCTGCGGCTCTGCCTTAGTTATACCGATCTAtttcgttcaaaaaaaaagttataccGATCTATTTATCAGTGATCTTCTTCAGTTTTTCGgaccaacaacaacaagaacattGGCAAACCAAACCGATGTTTTTGAACAATCGCATACGGCATACCAATGTGATAGGGATGGGGCACACATCTACAGGAAATACGGAGAAATCAACTGAACATAACAATATAACAATGAACATAACAATAACAAGCCAGTTTCAGTCGGGCTTTACACTatcaaatcatataaaactgtTGCTTTCAGCCCAATATAAAACAGGGCCTGCACTGTTCTTAGCTTATCTCCTAATCCAATTATTCATAGGACATATAAACTATATGTTCATCTCTCTAAGATGTGCATCATATATTGCACTCGTTAGTTATCCAACACTCTTCCAActtgaggaagatgaagatttCCAATATACAACTTTGTCCAATAACTCTTAGAACTGTACCTGTCTGAATGTCTTTGTCAACAGCTGTCAATAAATCtttgcaaaataataataatatatgtagttttaagtaagaaaaagaaaagacattAATGGTAGCTGAATCATTGCAAAaatgcaaacaaacaaaaaaagttggACGTAATCTAACGGCAAATCAACTTCAAAAGCCCTTAAGCCCTTCTCCTAAACCGGTTATGACCATAGAACAACAGCAACATGATTCTCAAGAAATGGTGGCCTTGCAAGCCGAGAGGATGGTTTACTCCTTGACATTCCCAATGGTCCTCAAAGCTGCCTTGGAGCTGGGAGTCATCGACACGATGGCTACCGTTGAGGACGGTGTGTGGCTCTCGCCTTCCGAGATAGAGTCTCGTCTCCCTACTAAACCCACCAACCCTGAGGCTCCAATGATGCTGGACTGGATGATGCTATTACTCGCTAGCCACTCGGTCTTGAAATGTCGTGTGGTTGAAACGGGAGAGAACGACCAAACCGGAAAAACCGAAAGGGTATACGCAGCCGAACCGGTTTGCAAGTTTTTCTTGAAATCTAGTGACGGCTCGGGTTCTCTCAGATCTCTCTTCATGTTGTGCCATAACCATGTCATTTTCACGTCTTTGTATGTACTATAGACTAGTTAATAAGGCAAGAAAATTGCAATTACGTCAAGCCAGTTTACATATTCCTAATTAATACATTTTCTACAGGTCACATCTCAAGGATGTGATATTACAAGGAACAGATGCATTTATTCTGCCTATGGCATGAAAGTCTTCGATTACCTTGCTGTTGATGGACAATTCTCTGAGATGTTTGACCCGGGAATGTCGGAATCTTCAACCATGTTCATGAAGAAGGTTCTAGAAATTACAAAGGATTCGAAGATGTTAACACTTTGGTGGACGTGGGTGGAGGAGTTGGAACCGTACTAGGTGTAGTCACTTCCAAGTATCCTCATATCAAGGGCATCAATTTCGACTTAGCATCGGTTTTAGTCAATGCTACTACATATCCCggtaaacaaattaaataacaaacttggtattattagtatatatcttTACTAAATCTGTTAAAGGAGTGCAACATGTGGCGGGAGACATGTTTATAGAAATTCCAAGGAATATGCTATTTTCATGAAAGTAAGTATACATGTCTCTGAACTATCATGGtctaaaacattttttctaacaaaataaaatgatttaaattgatGACAGTGGATACTGCATGCTTGGAAAGATGAAAACTGTGTTAAAATTCTCAAAAATTGTTACGCAAGTCTTCCAGAAAAAGGAAAAGTGATTGTCGTCGACGTGGTTATGCCAACAGAACCAAAGTGTTACGACTTTGCTTCTAACATGGACCTCACTATGGACATGTTCATACTATCACAACGTTCAGGTGGTAGAGAAAGGACTCTTCCTCAATTGGAGGCTATAGGTTGTGCTGCAGGCTTTAGTCGTTGCGAGTTCGCTTATCGAAAaccaattttatatatgtagTAGATGAGTCATTAATAAGGCACTAAGgttttattactaataaaaacatgatgaaatggtacaaatataaaattacagatAGAAACTCATGAGTTCTGtttaatagataaaatttaCCCCTCACTCGAAAGACTTTAGTCCAAAAGTAAAAAGATGTACTCCTAGTTTATGATACAAACATCTTTTCATTTTGGTGCAACTAAATCAATTTTATCTATTCATACTAATCCTATAATTAATATTGGATAAGTCACATCAGGCTATAGATATTAAGGGTTACTTATGATTACGAAATCAATACATGGACAGCACTTATAAAATTAATCGTCATAAACCATATACATTATCTATAttacaatattaatattttgaaattataataatatattcttaaatataaatatattactgGTAGAAAATAAAGGAAATAACATATTGTTAGGATTTTATTATTGATGGAATTAATATTCAGTGCCGGATAATGTCTCGAAGTGCGAAGTGCGACCGCCCGTACCCATGCTATTAGGggcataatttttctttttttttttctctaaatgacaaatataaatttaatttagaaaCAAATAGATGTTCCTATTCTGCTATGTTTTATGTCTATACTACGCTTCCAGTTTAGTTCTCTGAACCAGAAGAGCATAGATTATAGTTACTTTGCAttgtgtcaaaaaaaaaaaccaaatagaTAATATACAGATTTGTTAATTATATGtcagttttttaattatatatatatatatatatatatatattattttaaaacaaattattaacaAGCCTCCATTTCTTTTTTGCCCTGGGACCTTTAATTACCTTGAGCCGGCCATGTTTACGTTACAAGACCTTAATCATCAACCATACGGGTTAATCACATTAatatacattttctttttttggtctaaatgtcAAAGATTTATACCGCTTTTTTTGAGTTTTACAATGTTGTGAAACACAACTTATTACAACAAaaggaaaaacagagaaaatgagACAACAAAACAGAGCAAGAAGAAAGACAAAAACCGAAGAGGGGAAAATTAACTAAAAGGGGAGAGAAACCAAAAGTACAGCTCAAGAAGAAAATGAGCAACAACTTGAACAGAGGACCGGGAGAAAGACAAAGATAGCAGCCTGTCACGCATAGCTCTATCAATCCCACGAAAGAAAGCCTCTCCAGTCAGTGTAGCGCCTTTGAAAATGCGTCCATTCCGCTCACGCCATAAAGAATAGACGATGACTTGGTCAACAGCTTCAGGACCGCCTTTGCTCGAGGAGCATGTGGACCTTGAAGCCGCTGGCAGTGATCAATGAGCGCATCCAACGAAGTTGGGGGAGACGCCATGAACCTGCCACAAAAACGAGACTAAATACATTTTCGACAACGacaactaaatatattttcttggtTAATCCCTATGGTCTACAGATATAGTGTTCTGCTATTCGAGACAAAGTTTCACGTTCCCACTTTAGGACCTGTAGttttcatattgtttaaaatttgttttttggttAATCCCAAAAGATGCCATACCCCATACGTTCGACATGCCATTATGACCACCGACGAGTGTACCAGTTTTATaatatactagatcatgacccgctcgaccgagcgggagtcaattttcttttttatctttgtttttactaaatgttatatataatcgcaatgtgtattaatataaaattttgataaataacaatgtgtactaatgtgtttaaataagcaatgtgtttaattactaaatctgatttttaaaatttatgataacgtaaagtagattttcttatattatttaaaatatatagtgctatatattttgtattttcaacatttatcatacaaaacttacattgggatattatttatatgaaatatgtgtaacataatatatttatatattatataaacatatgcacatcTACACgggtttatttttaaaatatattctatattgtttagttttatgtagtatcgagtttgtataattcaattttgtgtttaaagaacaatatcaaactttcgtatgtaaaaa
The sequence above is drawn from the Raphanus sativus cultivar WK10039 chromosome 7, ASM80110v3, whole genome shotgun sequence genome and encodes:
- the LOC130498033 gene encoding indole glucosinolate O-methyltransferase 4-like produces the protein MVAESLQKCKQTKKVGRNLTANQLQKPLSPSPKPVMTIEQQQHDSQEMVALQAERMVYSLTFPMVLKAALELGVIDTMATVEDGVWLSPSEIESRLPTKPTNPEAPMMLDWMMLLLASHSVLKCRVVETGENDQTGKTERVYAAEPVCKFFLKSSDGSGSLRSLFMLCHNHVIFTSLYVL
- the LOC108836682 gene encoding indole glucosinolate O-methyltransferase 1-like isoform X2, with protein sequence MSKHLQEPVTTNPNQVLNKEEQAANENMVSLQAESIVNTVAFPMVLKAALELGVIDTIAAAGNGAWLSPSEITVSLPTKPMNPEAPVLLDRMLRLLVSHSMLKCRMVKSRENGRTGKMERVYAAEPVCKYFLKDSDGSGSLASLLVMFHDQVIFKTWTKLKDVILERRDAFSNAHGMRLFEYIKLDERFGELFHQAMSESSTMVMKKVLELFKGFEGVNTLVDVGGANGTILGLITSKYPHIKGINLDLAEVLTHAPFYPGVEHVSGDMFKEVPRGDAVFMKWILHDWTDEHCIKILKNCWKSLPEKGKVIIVERITPEEPKSGDLLSDTVFAMDLLMLTQCSGVFRTNNNKNIGKPNRCF
- the LOC108836682 gene encoding indole glucosinolate O-methyltransferase 1-like isoform X1; the encoded protein is MSKHLQEPVTTNPNQVLNKEEQAANENMVSLQAESIVNTVAFPMVLKAALELGVIDTIAAAGNGAWLSPSEITVSLPTKPMNPEAPVLLDRMLRLLVSHSMLKCRMVKSRENGRTGKMERVYAAEPVCKYFLKDSDGSGSLASLLVMFHDQVIFKTWTKLKDVILERRDAFSNAHGMRLFEYIKLDERFGELFHQAMSESSTMVMKKVLELFKGFEGVNTLVDVGGANGTILGLITSKYPHIKGINLDLAEVLTHAPFYPGVEHVSGDMFKEVPRGDAVFMKWILHDWTDEHCIKILKNCWKSLPEKGKVIIVERITPEEPKSGDLLSDTVFAMDLLMLTQCSGVIFFSFSDQQQQEHWQTKPMFLNNRIRHTNVIGMGHTSTGNTEKSTEHNNITMNITITSQFQSGFTLSNHIKLLLSAQYKTGPALFLAYLLIQLFIGHINYMFISLRCASYIALVSYPTLFQLEEDEDFQYTTLSNNS